Within Claveliimonas bilis, the genomic segment TTGAGATAGCCTTGTGAAGATATCTGTCAGATTTGCGATGCCTGGCATAAATCCCATAATAACGGATCATTTTGAAATGTTTTTCCGGGATATGCTGGGTAAGCCGGGCCATGAAATCAAGAACAGGAATGGTTTCGGTAACCAGCTTCTCGTCTTCGTGGCGGTTGTAATGGAAGGTAACAAATTTGCCGTCATAAGAGTCAATACGTGAAGTGGCAATGACTGGCCTGCCAAGGTAACGGCCAATGTACTTGATTACTTGAGAAGGATTACATTTATTGGGCATGGCCCGGACATAAAACCCATTTTTGTGGTCGGCATAGACAGAAGCCTTAAGTTTTTTAAAGGAATCGCCGATTCTGGAATGCAATTCGTTCAAAAGGGCGGTCTGAAAGGAGTCACGCAAGAGTTTGTAGTTGAAGTGTTTCTTATGACGCCAGCGAAGAGAATTTCCAACCCCACCTTCAGAAACGAGACAATGGATATGAGGATTCCATTTCGAGTCCCTGACAAAGGTATGAAGAACACAGATAAAACCAGGAGTAAAGAGTTCGGATTTGTTGTCTTTATGGAACATACGAGAGATAACACTGTTAACGGCAGAGAAAAGGCAGTTTAAAAGAGAACGGTCAGATAAGAACAAAGGGCGGAGTTCCCTGGCGATTGTGAAAACGCAATGGCGATGCTGGACATTGATGATCTTAAAAGACATAGAGGTAGTCCTGTCAATGGCATACATGTTGCCGCAGGAAGGACAAAAACGTGAATGACAGCGGAAGGGGACAAATTTGAAATTTCGGCAGGAAGGGCAGGCATACATGGCGCCACCGAAAGAAGGATCGCCACAATGAATCATTTTTTCTACATTTTCGATGACAGAGTCACGGGGATGTTGAAGATAGAGCATTTCTTCAAAATGGTCTGTAAAAATTTTCTGTAGTATGTTCATAAGGCTATTATGAAGGAAAATGGCACAAAAAGAAACCCCTAACCCCTCAAGATTGAGGGGCAGGGGAGTTGAAGTGTCGAAGACACTTTTTTACATGCCGAAAAAGCAGGAGGGAGAAAACCGATGCAGGTTACATTAACAATAGATTATGCTATGTGGATTCTTACACTTTTGGGAAAAACGACAGAAAGGATCAATGCAGCGACGATGTCGGAGCGCCTCCACATTCCAAGAAGATATACAATTAAAATCCTCAACAGATTGAAAGAGTCCGGCCTGGTAGAGGTACGCGCCGGAGTGAAAGGCGGTTATCATCTGGCAAGAGGGCTGGATGAGATCAGTTTCGGAGATGTGGCTAAGGCTATGGGGCAGAGCATCAAGATAAGTAAATGCCTGGAAGATGGAGGTGGGTGCACCTTTGGAAAAAAAGAAGAATGCAATGCCAGATGCTTTTATCAGGCATTGCAGGAGAAGCTGGAGGAAGGGCTTTTTAACGTCACTTTACAGGAGATACAAAGACCTTAGAGATCTTCCAGATTAATACCTCTTGGTACATCCATATGCCGCAGAGTAATGTCATAGATATGTGCAATATCTCCCTGCTCCATGGCATTCAGGATAGCAAGATGCTCATCATATGTATCTTTCATTCTTCCCGGATGG encodes:
- a CDS encoding RrF2 family transcriptional regulator produces the protein MQVTLTIDYAMWILTLLGKTTERINAATMSERLHIPRRYTIKILNRLKESGLVEVRAGVKGGYHLARGLDEISFGDVAKAMGQSIKISKCLEDGGGCTFGKKEECNARCFYQALQEKLEEGLFNVTLQEIQRP